CTAACGCAAGTGGTGTTTATGCTGCTTAATGATATCTTGCTGTTATTTTTCTGGTGGGTGCTGTTTCAGCGTTTTGACGAGGTGGCTGGGTGGCAACAACACGATGTCTTCCTTCTGTACGCGATGGTGGCCGGAACATTCGGGCTAGCTTCAGCAATTTTCGGCAATACTGGGCGGCTGAGTACCATTATTGCAGAAGGACAGCTCGACTATTATCTAGCACTGCCTAAGGACGTGTGGCTCAATGTGCTGATTTCACGGTCTTCCGCTTCTGCCATCGGAGACTTTGTCTTCGCGTTTACGCTCTGTATCTTCCTACTAGGATTTTCGGTTCAGGTACTCCTGGCAGTTCTGTGTATGTTAATTGCCGCAGTCTTGTACACTGCACTCGTTGCCATGGCGCACAGCCTAAGTTTTTACTTGGGCAACGCCGAACAAATCGCCTCGCTGTTTTCTGAAGCAATCATGAACTTTGGGCTTTACCCCATATCAATTTTCTCGCTGACCGTGCGGGTTCTGTTTTTCACCGTGATACCCGTAGCGTTTATTAGTTATGTTCCTGTCACGTTGGTGCGGAACTTCACTTGGCCGCTTTTCGCCCTTTTTCTGGCAGCTACCGTATTAGGCGTGTCGCTTTCGCGTTGGGTGTTCTATGCGGGGCTTAGGAGGTACGAATCCGGCAACTTGGTCGCCCCGAGAATGTAAGGGTTATGCCTATGGCTTCGCAGGAGTTTGACCTGCGCCGCAACCTGCTCGAAATCGTGTCCTTTGTCGTGCCGCTGGCCGCAATGGCTGTTATACTTACGTTAGAAGCAGCAACGCCTGCAACGTACGCACCACGCTCTTACCTTCCGTCGCGACTTCTCCGCCGCTAAGCGCGGCCTTCTCCTCGTAACCGTGCCCCCAGCCGTCGTCTATATAGTGCATTTGCTTATTACTGTCTCAAGACTCTCTTCTTAGGCGCACCACTAGGGCTGGCGGGATATCAGCCCATTCCGTAGTCTGCTCCGCGGAGTAAGCAGGTTCTAGAAGTCCATCAATGACGAACCCTGACTCTAGGCTAATGCCGAAAAGGATGGACAGGGGGCGATGGTAGTAGATGTGCGGCACGGGCTGCCGGGGCAGTGCCAATCCTTCGTGAGCGAGGGGTGTAAGGTACTGAAAAGTGAGTATGCCGTGGCGGACCCTGAATTCAGTGCCAATATCTTCCTTTTCTACGATACTTCGCATGTGTGGAGTCTGAAAACAGGGGTGGCTAATAGAAAAGACAAAGTGACCTTGCGGTTTGATTAGTGAGTGCAGCGCGCGCAGCAGGGGAGAAATGTCCGCGATGTCCATCAGCGCCATGTTAGCTACGGCCTTGTCGAAAGGGGCATCTGTGCGGAGCGTAAGCATTTGCTCGTAGTTGGTGGCGTCGAGCACGTGGAAGCTAATCTGGCTAGCATACTCCTTAGCACGCTCCTTCGCCCTCGCAATCATGGTAGGACTATAGTCGAAGGCTACCACCTTTGCGCCGTGCTGTGCTAAGTGACGCGAGAAATTGCCGTTGCCACATGCTATATCGAGGACTTTGTCG
This DNA window, taken from Selenomonadales bacterium, encodes the following:
- a CDS encoding ABC-2 family transporter protein; its protein translation is MSTVAKTARFVWEQMKVNVLAAMEYRVSFLTQVVFMLLNDILLLFFWWVLFQRFDEVAGWQQHDVFLLYAMVAGTFGLASAIFGNTGRLSTIIAEGQLDYYLALPKDVWLNVLISRSSASAIGDFVFAFTLCIFLLGFSVQVLLAVLCMLIAAVLYTALVAMAHSLSFYLGNAEQIASLFSEAIMNFGLYPISIFSLTVRVLFFTVIPVAFISYVPVTLVRNFTWPLFALFLAATVLGVSLSRWVFYAGLRRYESGNLVAPRM
- a CDS encoding class I SAM-dependent methyltransferase; translated protein: MQDWKLTTSESLKRWEQNAEYWDNQMGEHSNRFHREIIRPATERLLELHAGDKVLDIACGNGNFSRHLAQHGAKVVAFDYSPTMIARAKERAKEYASQISFHVLDATNYEQMLTLRTDAPFDKAVANMALMDIADISPLLRALHSLIKPQGHFVFSISHPCFQTPHMRSIVEKEDIGTEFRVRHGILTFQYLTPLAHEGLALPRQPVPHIYYHRPLSILFGISLESGFVIDGLLEPAYSAEQTTEWADIPPALVVRLRRES